From the Hemicordylus capensis ecotype Gifberg chromosome 1, rHemCap1.1.pri, whole genome shotgun sequence genome, the window ctcctccatgaagttatccaaacccctcttaaagccatccaggttgttggctgtcaccacatcttgtggcagagaatcaaaaaagttgattatgtgttgtgtgaaaacagaaaggctgttcttatgttcttagttccATTTACACCCTGTTTAGTTTTCACTACAGCATGTGTTTCCCTGTCCTTACCAGCAGCAtaaattttatatgtgttttaattgtttttattttaactgcccagagactaaagtttgggcggtatagaagcttaatagatagatagatagatagatagatagatctaccCAAAATTTGAAATTTGCATTGTTGCTTACCTAATTGTTACTTCTTTAAATTACAGGTAAGATTCAATCAATAAATGAATGCTATCATAACAAGTACAGCAAGAAATGGCCAAGGAAAACCAAACAAAAGTGACTGAGTTTGTCCTCCAGGGCTTAGTGGACAGTCCAGTAATGAAGTCACTGTGTTTTATTGTGGTATTATTCATGTATTTAGTCACTCTGGTAGGAAATCTGGGAATGATCATGTTAATTAGGATAGACCCTCAGCTCCGGAAAcccatgtatttcttcctcaGTCACTTATCTTTCTTAGATTTGGGGTATTCCTCAGCTATAGCCCCTAAAATGCTGGAGAATTTCTTAGCACAGAAGACCACCATTTCATACACTGACTGTGCTTCCCAGAtgtatttctttgtcttctgtgCAAGTACTGAGTGCATCCTTCTGTCTGCAATGGCATATGACCGGTATGTAGCTATCTGCAGTCCTCTCATGTATATGGTTTCAATGtctcccaagatgtgtgccctgtTGGTGGCTGGATCTTACTTTGTTGGCTTTGTGAATGCAATGACACAAACAATTTCCACTTTTTCATTGTCTTTTTGTGGCTCCAATGTCATCAATCATTTCTTCTGTGATGTTCCCCCTTTGTTAGCTCTTTCCTGCAGTGACACAACCTTAAATGAAATGGTACTCTTTATGTTTGCCACAGTCCTGGGCATATTTACTTCAGTAGAAATTGTGGTGTCGTACACGTTTATCCTGTCTGCAATCTTGCAGATCCGTTCAGCCGAGGGGAAGCAAAAGGCCTTTTCAACATGTGCCTCCCACCTGATGGCTGTCACCATCTTCTATGGAACAACAGTCTTCATGTACCTGAGACCTAGTTCTACCTATTCTATGGACCAGGACAAATGGGCCTCTGTATTTTACACTGTGGTGATTCCCATGCTGAACCCTCTGATCTACAGTCTGAGGAACAAGGAAGTGAAAAATGCCTTGAGAAGAATTCCAGTGCTGAAGATAGCTTTCTTGAAGTAGCTGTTAGATACTGGGGGGGGAAGACATTATATGCACAGGTTTGAGCCAATGAATTGTTTAAGGATTAAATAACTGAAGAATtgaaataaatactactactgctgctgctgctgctgctaccactactaggtatatttagatactgctcttcaaccaaagttctcaaagctgtttgcacagaaaaataaatacacagagaTTAAATGCACTGGTTTAAGTGCTGGTGTTGCCCAAAACATTCAGATAATGAAATAAATCAGAATGGATACAATATAATAGAGAGCTGAGTATGTTATGTGTTTGCTGTGACAATACCCATGACATAAAGAACTGATAACACTAATGCTACTTGCTCACAGTTCATATAAAGAGTGCATTTTCCTCATTACTGAATAACCCCAAATAAGCTCTTAGAGAGTGAACATCCAGATGAGCCAAGGAACCACGGACAGATTCCCTCTCACAGATAAGACTCATTCAGTCAAATGAGCCATGCTGAAAAgcagccctccttccctctccaggTTGCCTCCCTTAGTAGGACACCTGTTCAGCCTTGTGTTCTACGAGAAATGTCTAGGAGAGCACACAGCCTGCCCATTATTCACACCTTTTGTCTAAGTATCTCCTCATCCACACAGAACAATGGAATCACCCAGTATCGTGCCCTCAGGCTATGTTGAAGTTATAAAATACCCCTTCTTGCCACCCTACATTGGAGGTAGAGTCAGCGGTAGAGGTGACAGACATGATACGGAAGGTTTTAAGGAACAGTACACTGCTTGCTTTGCTGTTCCCACCATCCCAAAGGCATCTCACATTTCTGCCAGTGCACATAGAAATTTATCTCCTGCACCTGGgcattttctgttttttgtttgtgtgttcccCTTCCAGGGAGATCCTTTAAAACCCACCTGGGCAGTCAGAGCTCAGTCCTTGCTAGGCACGCTGCCTTGCTTTGTGACCCAGAGTTTCTCTCACTCAGCCCCCAGTAACAAAGGGTCTCAACCTTCTTCTATGAAGGACACCTACAACTGTAACCCTGGAATCCATGTCCCTGGCCTGGGATAGGTAACTATAGATCAGTGtatctccccccctctctctcttcctctccccattccctgccaacactacccccaccccacccccggtccATCAGCCTGTAAATGTGTATTGGATGCCTGTCAGTGCCATTTTCAGAGTATTGATCCCTTAAGGGAAGATTATTACCAGCAATCTTGCTGAGGCGCTAACCATTGCCTTTACTATAAGCTTTGCTCTTCAATCAAACCTAACCTAACCTATCCTAGCTTTTGAACCATTGGTGATGAAGATATGGCAAGAACAAAAAGtttctggaattaaaatggtggagcaggaacataaaataaaattgtatgaaGATGATGTGGTTCTTACAATTACTCAACCAAAGGACTCTTTGGACTCAATGATGGAGCAGATAAATCATTATAGCATGGTTTCAGGAtataagataaataaaaacaaaatgcagatcctTACATGGATCTTGTCAGATACAGAACTATTATATTTGAAAGACAAGACTGGATTTCAACTGACAGAAAAACTaattaaatatttggggattaatttaACAGCAAATAACAAAGACCtgtataaaaataattatttagtgTCATGGAGCCTTATTATGGTAGATCTAACCAGGTGGGGGGAAAATTAAATCTTTCTTGGCTGGGAAGGATAGCATCTgccaaaatgaatattttaccaaggatgagctttttatttcaaatgatccctattaAAATTGAGGATAAGACACTGAATATGTGGCAGAGGTATATAAATTCTTTTATCTGGGCCAATAAAAATCCAAGAATTAAGTTCAGGGTCATGCAAGATGTAAAAGAATGGGGAGGATTAGTTGTTCCTAATTTGAAATTATATCATCATGCCAGATGCTCAGAGGCGTATCtggggaaaatagcgcctagggcaagcactgaaattgcgctccctgtctaaacatctgacacccatctttcagataactttaccatcatatcagctgaaaaatacaagtcaagctcgttaatcttttaatctttcaaaaactatttaacagtggacgtagccagaccaaaaatgctggaaaactacaaatttcagtatgctggggctcatgaaatacccaaatactatgtggaggtgtacttggaaaactaaacagaactgcctgtctaattctctaacatgcattgtagcatcactattacataagttttaaaaataaatggagaatttgacttttcccaggtactctgaaaataattaaaggatatgcagagtaaactgtttcactgcttggaatatattctagtatttcagaaagacagttaaaatgagagaaagagagcaagaaactcccagtggtccttaatactaaggatttcacactgattcaaagacaaactcaccattaatagtcatattattaagacatcacatttaactcacttatcacaagaagcaaagtcagaacaaatgaatacaatctgagctcataagcttcagctcagtattcacaagccctgattctctatacatagtgccaaactaaatatgtgtacagtgacttattatactaattttttctttaaaaaatttacctgtagccccttcagggggcttcctaaaggctgtgggggggatctgcaaaggttccccctcccccccactggcctctagggccttgcagggaccatctgagcatgtgcggtgcccattttttaaaataaaatttctttttttaaaatgtccactggaaacaaaatggccactgtgcgtgctcaaatggcctctgcaaggcctggcatggcctagggcctcacaaaggccatttgagcatgcacggtggccattttgttttcgggagtctttttttaattttaaaaaatggtgcccccccttcaagtggcacccagggcacgtaccctgcctgccctatcctagatacacccctggagaTGCTTGAAATGGATTTTGGACTGGATTAGAGAACCATATGATTCGATTATGGCTATGGAAGGGTTTGACCTTCCAGTAGGGTTAcataagtatttatggactaatatAAAAAGGAAAGATCATGTCATAAAATACCATACAGTTAGAAGCAGTTTATTACATGTTTGGGACAAATATAAGAACAGGATAAGTCCAGAGCTATCGCCTTTGGCATCTATCTTAAACATCTTTTTTCATGGAGAAGAAAATTCTAGAAATTTTGCCcactggagagaga encodes:
- the LOC128327339 gene encoding olfactory receptor 1019-like; its protein translation is MAKENQTKVTEFVLQGLVDSPVMKSLCFIVVLFMYLVTLVGNLGMIMLIRIDPQLRKPMYFFLSHLSFLDLGYSSAIAPKMLENFLAQKTTISYTDCASQMYFFVFCASTECILLSAMAYDRYVAICSPLMYMVSMSPKMCALLVAGSYFVGFVNAMTQTISTFSLSFCGSNVINHFFCDVPPLLALSCSDTTLNEMVLFMFATVLGIFTSVEIVVSYTFILSAILQIRSAEGKQKAFSTCASHLMAVTIFYGTTVFMYLRPSSTYSMDQDKWASVFYTVVIPMLNPLIYSLRNKEVKNALRRIPVLKIAFLK